A stretch of the Polyangiaceae bacterium genome encodes the following:
- a CDS encoding diguanylate cyclase — protein sequence MSQPKDVHATAVQLGGVPPISSGSLPKNRSVFTVLTGPEPGRVFSLDGAELVFGRDDAASGKLPDDGLSRRHARVFRKDGVTFVEDLGSTNGTFVGEERISAARQLADGDRIGLGRNVVVKFSLLDALEEEAQRALYESTVRDPLTRAYNRRYLEERLNSELSYAGRHGADLTVSMIDVDHFKRINDGFGHPAGDLVLKMVSSAISRSLRAEDVFARYGGEEFVVVLRGIPPDKALQFGERVRALVESLPVTWEGKRIPITASVGVATMTAARPFASGAQLIAAADAALYAAKHGGRNRVEAG from the coding sequence ATGAGCCAGCCGAAGGACGTGCACGCGACCGCGGTTCAGCTGGGCGGGGTTCCCCCGATCTCGAGCGGCTCGCTGCCCAAGAACCGCAGCGTGTTCACGGTGCTCACCGGGCCCGAGCCGGGGCGGGTGTTCTCGCTCGACGGGGCCGAGCTGGTGTTCGGGCGGGACGACGCGGCGAGCGGCAAGCTGCCCGACGACGGGCTGTCGCGGCGTCACGCCCGGGTGTTTCGCAAGGACGGCGTCACCTTCGTCGAGGATCTGGGCAGCACCAACGGCACCTTCGTGGGCGAAGAGCGCATCAGCGCCGCGCGCCAGTTGGCGGACGGCGATCGCATCGGCCTCGGGCGCAACGTGGTGGTCAAGTTTTCGCTGCTCGACGCCCTGGAGGAGGAAGCGCAGCGCGCGCTCTACGAGTCCACCGTGCGCGATCCGCTGACACGGGCGTACAATCGGCGCTACCTCGAGGAACGGCTGAACAGCGAGCTGTCCTACGCGGGCCGGCACGGCGCCGACTTGACCGTGTCGATGATCGACGTGGACCACTTCAAGCGCATCAACGACGGATTCGGCCACCCCGCCGGCGACCTGGTGTTGAAGATGGTCTCGTCGGCGATCAGCCGCTCGCTGCGCGCAGAGGACGTGTTCGCCCGCTACGGCGGGGAGGAGTTCGTGGTGGTCTTGCGCGGCATCCCACCGGACAAAGCCCTGCAATTTGGCGAGCGGGTCCGCGCCCTGGTCGAGTCCCTACCCGTGACCTGGGAGGGCAAGCGCATCCCCATCACCGCCAGCGTCGGCGTCGCCACGATGACCGCCGCGCGCCCCTTCGCGAGCGGCGCCCAGCTCATCGCTGCCGCCGACGCCGCGCTCTACGCCGCCAAGCACGGCGGGCGGAACCGCGTCGAAGCCGGCTGA
- a CDS encoding right-handed parallel beta-helix repeat-containing protein: protein MRSSAALLALAFLLAGCSETDETAGTGGSGGASGAASGGNGGSAGSPSGGAAGTASGGSGGATGGAAGAAGSGGGNGGIGPSSTTFTPSGPITLVSGQTVSGVHVTSTSGPCIKGDGVQNVRITDSKIGPCGPGSEGVGVYLYASHDVRVDHVAFDDVASALYAQTDPNGDIVFDHNLVTRIRGPMPRGQMVQFDDIHGAGHRIACNVSDQTVPGYQAGPEDHVSMYKSGGTAQSPIEIAFNRLRGGGPSTSGSGIMTGDSGSEYLYVHHNTLVETANVGFAIAGGSHITFEQNRAFSPKNAYSNVGAYVWDQSGVTCQDNAMIGNRTLWTNKDGTSNPFWDGGNCQNTNFSGNVWGDATLGASIFEEAYAECD, encoded by the coding sequence ATGCGCTCTTCGGCAGCCCTGCTCGCGCTGGCCTTCTTGCTCGCCGGCTGCTCCGAGACGGATGAGACGGCGGGGACGGGAGGCAGCGGCGGCGCTAGCGGCGCGGCCAGCGGAGGCAACGGAGGCAGCGCCGGCAGCCCGAGCGGGGGCGCGGCGGGTACGGCCAGCGGGGGCAGCGGCGGCGCGACCGGTGGGGCTGCGGGCGCCGCGGGCAGCGGCGGCGGCAATGGCGGCATCGGCCCCTCCAGCACGACCTTCACGCCCTCGGGTCCCATCACCCTGGTCAGCGGGCAGACCGTGAGCGGTGTCCACGTCACCTCGACCAGCGGGCCCTGCATCAAGGGCGACGGCGTCCAGAACGTGCGCATCACGGACAGCAAGATCGGCCCCTGCGGTCCCGGCTCCGAGGGCGTGGGCGTGTATCTCTACGCCTCCCACGACGTCCGCGTCGATCACGTCGCCTTCGACGACGTGGCGAGCGCGCTCTACGCCCAGACCGACCCGAACGGCGACATCGTCTTCGACCACAACCTGGTGACGCGCATCCGCGGGCCCATGCCCCGAGGTCAGATGGTGCAATTCGACGACATTCACGGCGCCGGCCACCGCATCGCGTGCAACGTCAGCGACCAGACCGTGCCCGGCTACCAGGCGGGCCCCGAAGACCACGTGAGCATGTACAAGTCCGGCGGCACCGCCCAGAGCCCGATCGAGATCGCATTCAACCGCCTGCGCGGCGGTGGGCCCAGCACCTCCGGCTCCGGGATCATGACCGGCGACTCGGGCTCCGAGTACCTGTACGTCCACCACAACACGCTGGTCGAGACGGCCAACGTCGGCTTCGCGATCGCCGGCGGTAGCCACATCACGTTCGAGCAGAACCGTGCCTTCAGCCCGAAGAACGCCTACTCGAACGTGGGAGCCTACGTCTGGGATCAGTCCGGCGTGACGTGTCAGGACAACGCCATGATCGGCAACCGCACCCTCTGGACGAACAAGGACGGGACTTCGAACCCGTTCTGGGACGGCGGAAACTGCCAGAACACCAATTTCTCCGGCAACGTCTGGGGCGACGCCACGCTCGGCGCCTCGATCTTCGAGGAGGCGTACGCGGAGTGTGACTGA
- a CDS encoding FHA domain-containing protein — MALTVIVRSGDLKSAPKVTFDAPRIVVGRGEGCDVRLPDASVSHRHASIRQRGSEYIVVDEGSTNGTFVGPVRLSPQAPRVVRSGDMVRVGRIWLELRVEHVVPTAATNVATKEIALGLVAEALAAQGDPAAVRVFVREGPDAGRELALTEPGRPYVLGRGQGVDLVLDDADASRKHVEVQRRGGQVLVRDLGSKNGASLGERKLEAGKDVPWPQSVPLRVGANLLGYEDPVSEALAELERAADERLREDDLIDAPNASPEPAQAVEDEVSPIAPELGPRAASPIAKVPERAANPPAPVRRGWTLTDVVVALIALGVLVVSILGLIWLFKAT, encoded by the coding sequence ATGGCGCTGACGGTCATCGTGCGCTCCGGCGACCTGAAGTCGGCGCCGAAGGTGACCTTCGACGCGCCGCGCATCGTCGTGGGTCGGGGCGAAGGCTGCGACGTGCGCTTGCCCGACGCCAGCGTGAGCCACCGGCACGCCTCCATCCGACAGCGCGGCAGCGAGTACATCGTGGTGGACGAGGGCAGCACCAACGGCACCTTCGTGGGACCGGTGCGTCTCTCACCCCAGGCGCCGCGTGTGGTCCGGTCCGGGGACATGGTGCGCGTGGGACGCATCTGGCTCGAGCTCCGCGTCGAGCACGTGGTGCCGACGGCAGCCACCAACGTGGCGACCAAGGAGATAGCGCTCGGGCTGGTGGCCGAGGCCCTGGCCGCCCAAGGCGACCCCGCGGCCGTGCGCGTGTTCGTCCGCGAGGGACCCGACGCGGGGCGCGAGCTGGCGCTCACGGAGCCGGGCCGCCCCTACGTGCTCGGGCGCGGGCAGGGCGTGGATCTGGTGCTGGACGACGCGGACGCCTCGCGCAAGCACGTGGAGGTGCAGCGCCGTGGGGGGCAGGTGCTGGTGCGGGACCTGGGCAGCAAGAACGGCGCGAGCCTGGGGGAGCGCAAGCTCGAGGCTGGCAAGGACGTGCCTTGGCCCCAAAGCGTGCCGCTCCGCGTCGGCGCCAACCTGCTCGGCTACGAGGACCCGGTCAGCGAGGCGCTGGCCGAGCTCGAGCGCGCGGCGGACGAGCGCCTGCGCGAGGACGACCTGATCGACGCACCGAACGCGTCGCCGGAGCCCGCGCAGGCGGTCGAGGACGAGGTCAGCCCGATCGCCCCGGAGCTCGGGCCCCGAGCGGCCTCCCCCATCGCCAAGGTCCCGGAGCGCGCCGCCAATCCGCCGGCGCCGGTGCGGCGGGGCTGGACCCTGACGGACGTGGTGGTCGCGCTGATCGCCCTCGGCGTGCTGGTCGTGAGCATCCTGGGGTTGATCTGGCTCTTCAAGGCGACATAG
- a CDS encoding methyltransferase domain-containing protein: MKLETERDATEWVWAAKALAVVSAWNALGLFARLRKGPATREELGADPRAIATTLPVLKYLGLVAGDGKRLVLTEAGRRLMDEGGMPTERNLETLTDLGRMKEVLRDGGPVKDAGGKPKATTGGTIAADPEHTKRFLDMLYDSSGAAAQSSFDWLSPLLPAGGRVLDLGGGHGRYARAFADAGFSTTLFDLPHAITYAKARHGTALEYREGNFHDVESFGGPYDLIFMANVVHSESAEDNAALVARAAKSLSPGGYLALKDMFLDEHGKGPQNAVFFGLTMLFYTNHGTSPTMRQSREWFHAAGLDGPEITLLDTQQLMVGRKPG; this comes from the coding sequence ATGAAGCTCGAGACCGAACGGGACGCTACCGAGTGGGTGTGGGCCGCGAAGGCCTTGGCCGTCGTCAGCGCGTGGAACGCGCTCGGCCTGTTCGCGCGCCTGCGCAAGGGGCCGGCGACCCGCGAGGAGCTCGGCGCCGATCCACGCGCCATCGCGACGACGCTGCCCGTGCTGAAGTACCTGGGCCTGGTCGCCGGGGACGGCAAGCGGCTGGTGCTCACGGAGGCGGGGCGGCGCCTGATGGACGAAGGCGGCATGCCCACCGAGCGCAACCTGGAGACGCTCACCGACCTGGGGCGCATGAAGGAGGTGCTCCGCGACGGCGGCCCGGTCAAGGACGCGGGAGGCAAGCCAAAGGCGACCACGGGCGGGACCATCGCCGCCGATCCCGAGCACACCAAGCGCTTCCTCGACATGCTCTACGACTCGAGCGGCGCCGCCGCGCAGAGCAGCTTCGACTGGCTCTCCCCGCTCTTGCCGGCGGGCGGTCGCGTGCTCGACCTGGGTGGGGGCCACGGCCGCTACGCGCGGGCGTTCGCTGACGCCGGCTTCTCGACCACGCTGTTCGACCTGCCCCACGCCATCACCTACGCCAAGGCACGGCACGGCACCGCGCTCGAGTACCGCGAGGGCAACTTCCACGACGTGGAGAGCTTCGGCGGTCCCTACGATCTGATCTTCATGGCCAACGTCGTCCACAGCGAGTCGGCGGAGGACAACGCCGCGCTGGTCGCGCGCGCCGCGAAGAGCCTGAGCCCCGGCGGCTACCTGGCGCTCAAGGACATGTTCCTGGACGAGCACGGCAAGGGACCGCAGAACGCCGTGTTCTTCGGGCTGACCATGCTCTTCTACACCAACCACGGCACGAGCCCCACGATGCGCCAGAGCCGCGAGTGGTTCCACGCCGCGGGCCTCGATGGACCGGAGATCACGCTGCTCGACACGCAGCAGCTGATGGTGGGCAGGAAGCCGGGCTGA